The following is a genomic window from Staphylococcus saccharolyticus.
AAATTTTGAACATTATTTTGCAATAGGAAAACAAACAGCAAATACAATTAAGTACTATCATCAGTCAGTAGAAGTTGCAGAAAAGCAAACGTTAGAATTGTTGATTGATAAAATTATAGAAAGTAGGGACAAAAAAATGAAATTTGATAGACATAGAAGATTGCGTTCTTCAAAAACAATGCGAGACATAGTGAGAGAAACTCACGTTAGAAAGGAAGATTTAATATATCCTATATTTGTAGTCGAAGAAGATAGTGTAAAAAGCGAGATTAAATCTTTACCAGGTGTATATCAAATTAGTTTAAACTTATTACATGAAGAAATTAAAGAAGCGTACGATTTGGGTATTAGAGCGATTATGTTCTTTGGCGTGCCAAATGAAAAAGATGATGTCGGTTCAGGTGCATACGACCATAATGGTGTTGTACAAGAGGCAACTCGAATTGCGAAAAAATTATACAGTGATTTACTTATAGTTGCAGATACATGTTTATGTGAATACACTGATCACGGACATTGTGGTGTCATTGACGATCATACACATGATGTAGATAATGATAAATCACTGCCATTATTGGTAAATACAGCTATTTCTCAAGTTGAAGCAGGTGCAGATATTATTGCACCTAGTAATATGATGGATGGGTTTGTTGCTGAAATTAGGGAAGGATTAGACAAAGCTGGATATCAAAATATTCCTATTATGAGTTATGGCATAAAATATGCTTCTAGCTTTTTCGGTCCGTTCCGTGATGCTGCAGACTCAGCACCTTCATTTGGAGATAGAAAGACTTATCAAATGGATCCAGCTAACCGCTTAGAGGCACTCAGAGAATTAGAAAGTGACCTCAAAGAAGGTTGCGATATGATGATTGTTAAACCTGCATTAAGCTATTTAGATATTGTTAGAGATGTTAAAAATAATACGAACGTACCTGTTGTTGCGTATAATGTCAGTGGCGAATACAGTATGACTAAAGCAGCAGCTCAAAACGGTTGGATTGATGAAGAAAAAATTGTAATGGAACAAATGATTTCAATTAAACGTGCCGGTGCAGATTTAATTATTACTTATTTTGCGAAAGATATTTGTCGTTATCTAGACAAATAATTGGATAAATACTAAGGAGGGCCTGAATATGGGTTATGAAAAATCAATTAAAGCTATGAATATAGCTGAAAATTTGATGCCAGGTGGTGTTAACAGTCCAGTAAGAGCATTTAAATCAGTAAATACACCTGCGATTTTTATGGATCATGCTGAAGGGTCTAAAATTTATGATATTGATGGCAATGAATACATCGATTATGTCTTGAGTTGGGGACCGTTAATTTTAGGTCATAAAAATAAACAAGTCATTGAAAAATTACATGAAGTTGTTGATAAGGGTACTAGTTTTGGTGCCTCTACACTACAAGAAAATAAATTAGCAGAATTAGTTATTGAACGTGTTCCGTCTATTGAAAAAGTAAGAATGGTTTCTTCTGGAACAGAAGCTACTTTAGACACACTCCGTTTAGCTAGAGGATATAATGGACGAAATAAAATTATTAAATTTGAAGGATGTTATCACGGTCATAGTGACTCACTTTTAATTAAAGCGGGTTCTGGAGTAGCTACGTTAGGTTTACCAGACTCACCTGGCGTACCTGAAGGTATTGCTAAAAATACTATTACAGTACCATACAATGATTTAAAATCACTTCGTCTAGCTTTTGAAAAGTATGGTGATGACATTGCAGGTGTTATTGTAGAGCCAGTTGCAGGTAATATGGGTGTCGTTCCTCCTGTAGAAGGATTTTTACAAGGATTACGTGATATTACGACTGAATATGGTGCTTTACTCATTTTTGATGAAGTTATGACAGGTTTCCGAATAGGTTATCATTGTGCTCAAGGATATTTCGGTGTAACACCTGATTTAACTTGTTTAGGAAAAGTGATTGGTGGCGGATTGCCTGTAGGTGCCTTTGGCGGTAAAAAGGAAATTATGGATCAAATTGCACCAGTCGGAACGATTTATCAAGCGGGAACGTTATCAGGAAATCCATTAGCAATGACAAGCGGATATGAAACGTTAAGTCAGTTAACACCTGAATCTTACGACTACTTTAATGCTTTAGGTGATATTCTTGAAAAAGGATTAAAAGAAGTGTTTGCAAAACATAACGTGCCAATTACAGTTAATCGTGCTGGTTCGATGATTGGTTATTTCTTGAATGAAGGGCCAGTGACTAACTTTGAGGAAGCAAATAAAAGTGATTTAGAACTATTTAGTAACATGTATAGAGAAATGGCTAAAGAAGGAGTATTCTTGCCTCCTTCACAATTCGAAGGTACTTTCTTGTCTATGGCACATACTAAAAAAGATATAGAAAAAACTGTTCAGGCATTTGATAATGTGCTTAGTCGAATAGTATGATAGTTTTAAATTAATTAGCTATATTGTAGTTAAGGCTGGGATAAAACTTGAAAATATCTCAGCCTTTAGTTACATTTCTACAAGTACTACATTATAGTTATATGAAAAAGTTACTAGCCTAAAGCTAATTATAACCACGTATAAATAGAAAGCTAATAATTTTTAACACAAAAAATATTCCTTGCATTATTATATGACTCATATATATGAAAGTAGCGTGTTCAAAATGAATCACTTACAGAGAAATAATCTTATTATATTAATCACTGCTATCATCATTAGTTTTATTCTAAAAGTTTCACACATTCTGCTACCATTTATGTTTGGACCTATTATTGCGACGATTCTATGCGTGCGTGTGTTCAAATTGACAATCAAATGGCTGTTTTGGCTCAGTCAAATGGGTTTGATTTTTTTAGGTATAGAGATAGGTTCTACTTTTACTAAAAGCGTTATCGGTGATATTAGTAATAATTGGTTAACTATCATTATCGTTACAGTTTTATTAATTGTTATATCACTACTTATTGCTTTCTTTTTTAAGAAAATTGCAAAGGTTAATATTGAGACTGCTATATTAAGTGTCATTCCAGGTGCCCTAAGTCAAATGCTTATTATTGCTGAAGAAAATAAAAATGCTAATATTTTAGTTGTAAGATTAACTCAAACCTCTCGTATATATTTGTTGTAATTTTAGTGCCACTCATATCATATTTTTTCAAGATTCATCTAGTTCAAAAGAAGTGGGTATCAATAGCACGATTCCTTTATCACGTGCCTTAGAGATTTGGCAAATTGTGTTGTTGTTACTCATCATTACTATTGTTTATTTCATAATGTCAAAAGTTAATTTTCCTATTAAACAATTGCTTGCTTCTATTGCGGTACTTATAGTGTGGAATTTAACTACCAATTTAACTTTTACTTTAGATTATTGGTTATTAGCTATAGCACAATTAATATATGATTCGAATAGGATTGCAAATAGCACACTTATTAAATGATTTAAAAGGAAGAATTGCTGTTGCTATAGCATTTCAAAATATGATGCTAATTCTTACAACGTTTATAATGGTTTTAATCATTCATTTATTGACTAATCATTCAATAAATGAGTTGTTTTTAGGAGCAGCACCTGGAGGTATGAGTCAGATTGTTTTAGTTGCTATTGCTATCGGTGCAGATGTAGCGATGATATCTAGTTATTATATCTTTAGAATTTTCTTCATATTGTTTATCATAGCGCCTCTTATTAGTTATTTCTTAAAATTCAAAGTAAAATAATACAGTCACCCAAAGTGCTTCTAATAGTTGAATGTTAGCGCAACATTCTAATGGTCTCATTTCAAAATCATTGGGTGGTATTATACTTATAATTTAACACTCTGAATTATGAGTGTTTAGGTTTAGCAGAACAACCTTCTAAGTGAGCGTCGTATAATCCTGCAGCCTCTAAGAAAGTGAAAACAGTGACAGGTCCTAAAAATTTAAAACCGTATTTTTTTAAATCTTTAGAGAGTTGCGTCGCACGTGCATCAACATTTTTACGATCTCTTGGTTTTTTATATCCCATATCAATAGGCTTATAATCTACATATGACCATAAGAAATCACTAAAGCTATCATAACCCTCTTCAATTTTTAGATAACCTTGAGCTTGGCTTACAATAGCTTCTAGTTTTTTACGATTATGGACGATATTAGGAAATTTCATTAATCGATCGATGTCTTTTTTAGTCATTTGAGAAACTTGCTTTGGATCAAAATAATAAAAGGCTTCTTCATAAGATGCTTTCTTTTTCAAAATTGTCAGCCAAGATAAACCTGCATGTTGAGATTCCAAAGCCATAAGTTTAAACAAATCTTTGCTGTCGTATAAAGGTTGCCCCCAAAAATAATCATGATACTCTAAATAAACTGGGTCATCAGTGTTAAAAGCACACTCTTTCATAATTTTACCTCCTATACATTGACTTATTCATTCATCCATTATACTATAAGTGAGTAAATGAATATATTATGAGGGAAGAGTAGGTTCTTATCATTTTAAAGAGAGCATATGGTAGGTGTAAATATGTAAATGATTTTAACTGAAGGTAGCCCTGTATTGAACTTTTACTGAACAACACTGAGTAAGTAAAAGCGTGTTTGAGCGTTAATCATAATACTTAAGTGCTTGAAGAACTAAGCTTAAATAGTTCTTCTTGAATATAGGTGGTACCACGGAACATCCGTCCTATTTTTATAGGTCGGATGTTTTTATTTATATTAGGAGGTATTTTTAATGGAGATGAAACCAAAATACGATCCAAGAGAAGTTGAAAAGGGTCGTTATGACGAATGGGTTAAGAATGGTTACTTTAAACCATCAGAAGATAAATCTAAAGAGGCTTATACAATCGTAATTCCACCCCCAAATGTTACTGGAAAATTACATTTAGGACATGCTTGGGATACAACATTACAAGATATTATTACGCGTATGAAACGTATGCAAGGTTATGATACTTTATATCTTCCTGGCATGGATCATGCAGGTATAGCAACTCAAGCAAAAGTTGAGGCAAAACTGAATGAACAAGGTATATCTAGACATGATTTAGGTAGAGAGAAGTTTTTAGAACAAGCTTGGGATTGGAAGGAAGAGTATGCTTCATTCATTAGACAACAATGGGCTAAATTGGGTCTGGGTTTGGACTATAGTAGAGAACGTTTCACTCTTGATAAAGGTTTAAGTAAAGCTGTAAGAAAAGTGTTTATAGATTTATACAACAAAGGTATTGTCTACAGAGGTGAGAGAATCATCAATTGGGATCCAAAAGCTAGAACAGCTTTATCAGATATTGAAGTGATTCATGAAGATGTTCAAGGTGCTTTCTATCATTTTAAATATCCATACGTTGATGGAGAAGGTTATATTGAAATAGCTACTACTCGTCCAGAAACAATGCTTGGAGATACTGCAATTGTTGTTAATCCAAATGATGAACGTTACAAAGGTGTAATAGGTAAAAAGGTAGTTTTACCAATAGTTGGTAGGGAGTTGCCAATCTTAGCTGATGAGTATGTTGATATAGAATTTGGTTCAGGTGCTATGAAAGTTACTCCAGCACACGACCCAAATGATTTTGAAATTGGTCAAAGACATCAATTGGAAAATATTATTGTCATGGATAAATATGGCAAGATGAATGAGCAAGCAGATAAATACGAAGGAATGGATCGTTTTGAATGTCGTAAACAGCTTGTTGAAGATTTGAAAGAACAAGATTTAGTTATTAAAATAGAAGAGCATATGCATTCTGTCGGTCACTCTGAGAGATCTGGTGCTATAGTAGAACCGTATTTATCTACGCAATGGTTTGTAAAAATGAAGCCTTTAGCACAAAGAGCACTAGATAACCAAAAAACTAAAGATAGAATTGACTTTTTCCCTGGTCGATTTGAAAATACATTTAATAGATGGATGAAGGAAATCAGAGATTGGACAATTTCTCGCCAACTTTGGTGGGGACATCAAATTCCAGCGTGGTATCACAAAGAGACTGGTGAAATTTATGTAGGTGAAGATGCACCAAGTGACATTGAAAATTGGGTTCAAGATGAAGATGTACTTGATACATGGTTTTCTAGTGCATTATGGCCGTTCTCAACACTGGGTTGGCCAGATATTGATGTAGAGGACTTTAAGCGCTATTACCCAACTAATGCTTTGGTCACTGGATATGATATTATTTTCTTTTGGGTAGCTAGAATGATTTTCCAAGGATTAGAATTTACGAATACACGTCCATTTAATGATGTATTACTTCACGGATTAGTTAGAGCCGAAGATGGTCGTAAAATGAGTAAATCATTAGGTAATGGTGTGGATCCTATGGATGTCATTAATGAATACGGTGCTGATAGTTTAAGATATTTCCTTGCCACTGGATCATCTCCTGGACATGATTTACGTTTTTCAACAGAAAAAGTGGAATCAGTTTGGAATTTTATTAATAAAATTTGGAATGCTGCACGTTTTAGTTTAATGAATATTGGTGCTGATTTTACAGTAGATGATATTGACTTAACTGGAGATTTATCATTAGCAGATAAATGGATATTAACACGTTTAAATGAAACAATAAGTACGGTAACTGAATTAAGTGATAAATATGAATTTGGTGAAGTAGGTCGAGCTTTATATAACTTTATCTGGGATGAGTTTTGTGATTGGTACATCGAAATGAGTAAAATACCAATGAACGGTGAGGACGAATCGCAAAAGCAAACTACTCGTTCTGTTTTAAGTTATGTGTTGGATAAAATAATGAAGATGTTGCATCCATTTATGCCTTTTGTTACAGAAAGTATTTGGCGAAGTTTACCTCATAAAGGGGAGACAATAGTTAATGCAGAATGGCCAACTGTAAAAGAAACATTAATGTTTGAAGAAAGTAAGCAAACAATGCAACAATTAGTTGAAATCATTAAATCTGTTCGTCAATCAAGAGTGGAAGTGAATACACCACTTTCTAAATCAATTCCTATCTTAATTCAAACTAAAGATGAAACGGCGACTCAAACACTTAAAGATAATACAAGTTATCTTAACAAGTTCTGTAATCCAAGTGATTTAACAATTGATACAGAGATTTCTATACCTGAAAAAGCGATGACTTCAGTTGTTGTAGCAGGTAAAGTTGTTTTACCTCTTGAAGGCCTCATTAATATGGACAAGGAAATTGCTCGCCTAGAAAAAGAATTAGACAAGCTTCAAAGTGAGTTAGAT
Proteins encoded in this region:
- the hemL gene encoding glutamate-1-semialdehyde 2,1-aminomutase; the encoded protein is MGYEKSIKAMNIAENLMPGGVNSPVRAFKSVNTPAIFMDHAEGSKIYDIDGNEYIDYVLSWGPLILGHKNKQVIEKLHEVVDKGTSFGASTLQENKLAELVIERVPSIEKVRMVSSGTEATLDTLRLARGYNGRNKIIKFEGCYHGHSDSLLIKAGSGVATLGLPDSPGVPEGIAKNTITVPYNDLKSLRLAFEKYGDDIAGVIVEPVAGNMGVVPPVEGFLQGLRDITTEYGALLIFDEVMTGFRIGYHCAQGYFGVTPDLTCLGKVIGGGLPVGAFGGKKEIMDQIAPVGTIYQAGTLSGNPLAMTSGYETLSQLTPESYDYFNALGDILEKGLKEVFAKHNVPITVNRAGSMIGYFLNEGPVTNFEEANKSDLELFSNMYREMAKEGVFLPPSQFEGTFLSMAHTKKDIEKTVQAFDNVLSRIV
- a CDS encoding DNA-3-methyladenine glycosylase I, which encodes MKECAFNTDDPVYLEYHDYFWGQPLYDSKDLFKLMALESQHAGLSWLTILKKKASYEEAFYYFDPKQVSQMTKKDIDRLMKFPNIVHNRKKLEAIVSQAQGYLKIEEGYDSFSDFLWSYVDYKPIDMGYKKPRDRKNVDARATQLSKDLKKYGFKFLGPVTVFTFLEAAGLYDAHLEGCSAKPKHS
- a CDS encoding valine--tRNA ligase, producing the protein MEMKPKYDPREVEKGRYDEWVKNGYFKPSEDKSKEAYTIVIPPPNVTGKLHLGHAWDTTLQDIITRMKRMQGYDTLYLPGMDHAGIATQAKVEAKLNEQGISRHDLGREKFLEQAWDWKEEYASFIRQQWAKLGLGLDYSRERFTLDKGLSKAVRKVFIDLYNKGIVYRGERIINWDPKARTALSDIEVIHEDVQGAFYHFKYPYVDGEGYIEIATTRPETMLGDTAIVVNPNDERYKGVIGKKVVLPIVGRELPILADEYVDIEFGSGAMKVTPAHDPNDFEIGQRHQLENIIVMDKYGKMNEQADKYEGMDRFECRKQLVEDLKEQDLVIKIEEHMHSVGHSERSGAIVEPYLSTQWFVKMKPLAQRALDNQKTKDRIDFFPGRFENTFNRWMKEIRDWTISRQLWWGHQIPAWYHKETGEIYVGEDAPSDIENWVQDEDVLDTWFSSALWPFSTLGWPDIDVEDFKRYYPTNALVTGYDIIFFWVARMIFQGLEFTNTRPFNDVLLHGLVRAEDGRKMSKSLGNGVDPMDVINEYGADSLRYFLATGSSPGHDLRFSTEKVESVWNFINKIWNAARFSLMNIGADFTVDDIDLTGDLSLADKWILTRLNETISTVTELSDKYEFGEVGRALYNFIWDEFCDWYIEMSKIPMNGEDESQKQTTRSVLSYVLDKIMKMLHPFMPFVTESIWRSLPHKGETIVNAEWPTVKETLMFEESKQTMQQLVEIIKSVRQSRVEVNTPLSKSIPILIQTKDETATQTLKDNTSYLNKFCNPSDLTIDTEISIPEKAMTSVVVAGKVVLPLEGLINMDKEIARLEKELDKLQSELDRVDKKLSNENFVNKAPERIINEEKEKQRHYQEKYNGVKSRIEQLKA
- the hemB gene encoding porphobilinogen synthase; translation: MKFDRHRRLRSSKTMRDIVRETHVRKEDLIYPIFVVEEDSVKSEIKSLPGVYQISLNLLHEEIKEAYDLGIRAIMFFGVPNEKDDVGSGAYDHNGVVQEATRIAKKLYSDLLIVADTCLCEYTDHGHCGVIDDHTHDVDNDKSLPLLVNTAISQVEAGADIIAPSNMMDGFVAEIREGLDKAGYQNIPIMSYGIKYASSFFGPFRDAADSAPSFGDRKTYQMDPANRLEALRELESDLKEGCDMMIVKPALSYLDIVRDVKNNTNVPVVAYNVSGEYSMTKAAAQNGWIDEEKIVMEQMISIKRAGADLIITYFAKDICRYLDK